A section of the Chloroflexota bacterium genome encodes:
- a CDS encoding CoA transferase → AVNRNKRSIALNLKDDRHRQAFHRLAGTADVLVENFRPGVCARLGIDYETLSEANPGLIYASISGFGQTGPSAMRAGYDLIAQGMSGVMSVTGEAGGEPVKCGIPISDLSSGLFCAFAILTAYVSRQETGRGQYIDTSLFEGALALSIWETAELWATGRVPQPLGSAHRLTAPYQALRTRDGHVTVGGNTQRLWARLCAAIGRDDLVEDERFATNDARMANRPALEAELEAVLKQRTTGEWLEVLLEAGVPVGPIYDYRQVFEDPHTHAREMMVEMEHPVEGTVRGLGIPFKLSETPGQIRRAAPLLGEHTEEILSELGCSI, encoded by the coding sequence GCGGTGAACCGCAACAAGCGCAGCATCGCGCTCAACCTCAAGGACGACCGCCACCGGCAGGCCTTCCACCGGCTGGCCGGCACGGCGGACGTCCTCGTCGAGAACTTCCGCCCCGGGGTCTGCGCCAGGCTCGGCATCGACTACGAGACGCTCTCGGAGGCCAACCCGGGGCTCATCTACGCCAGCATCTCCGGCTTCGGGCAGACCGGGCCCTCGGCGATGCGCGCCGGCTACGACCTGATCGCGCAGGGGATGTCGGGCGTCATGAGCGTGACGGGCGAGGCGGGGGGCGAGCCCGTGAAGTGCGGCATCCCGATCAGCGACCTGTCCTCCGGGCTGTTCTGCGCCTTCGCGATCCTCACCGCCTACGTCTCGCGGCAGGAGACCGGGCGCGGTCAGTACATCGACACCTCGCTGTTCGAGGGCGCGCTGGCGCTGTCGATCTGGGAGACGGCGGAGCTGTGGGCGACCGGCCGGGTGCCGCAGCCGCTCGGCTCCGCCCACCGCCTCACGGCCCCCTACCAGGCCCTGCGGACCCGCGACGGCCACGTGACGGTCGGGGGCAACACCCAGCGCCTGTGGGCCCGGCTGTGTGCCGCCATCGGCCGGGACGACCTCGTCGAGGACGAGCGCTTCGCCACCAACGACGCGCGCATGGCCAACCGCCCGGCGCTCGAGGCGGAGCTCGAAGCCGTGCTCAAGCAGCGCACCACCGGCGAGTGGCTCGAGGTGCTCCTCGAGGCCGGGGTGCCCGTGGGGCCGATCTACGACTACCGGCAGGTCTTCGAGGACCCGCACACGCACGCGCGCGAGATGATGGTGGAGATGGAGCACCCGGTGGAGGGCACGGTTCGGGGGCTCGGGATCCCGTTCAAGCTGAGCGAGACGCCGGGCCAGATCCGCCGCGCCGCGCCGCTGCTCGGCGAGCACACCGAAGAGATCCTGAGCGAGCTCGGCTGCTCGATATGA